Proteins encoded together in one Struthio camelus isolate bStrCam1 chromosome 19, bStrCam1.hap1, whole genome shotgun sequence window:
- the DNAH17 gene encoding dynein axonemal heavy chain 17 isoform X5 — protein sequence MFRKFVDNLDLIVSWYNKIRLTVLSVEFPLITGELETIDGQLEKAEQTLFWHHEGVMEYIQGMRDVLYNLETRIQKTKLNVANITQLMQECSASPLFERKDNKETALLDLDGKTNHLNKRYAAIRDVGVKIQNMVMENADLFKADKSSQKWLNYVEYIDEMVLDGFFKLIHKSLQFLLSNMVPDASVAPLFEAHMELYDDRVRHRPLMEVGEDNSFFELVENLLKDIYMSAKFIPRLVEGKLNYKTDLEDMADLSEMREEVTSLVVNVMKQASEYEASFETYSYLWLDDPQEFLQRFLTFGRALTPDELELHAEEYLPHVPPTLGQFQQQIDCYEKLYEEVSRFENTKVFDGWLQSDCRPFKQALLNIVKRWSLMFKQHLSDHVTTSLQELENFMKEANAGLTKPLKEGDYDGLVEVMGHLMRVKDRQATTDSMFEPLKETIALLKTYGEEMPEEIYQQLQDLPEQWNNTKKLSFQVKQNVAPLQANEVNILRRKCRQFEVRQQVFREKFRENAPFSYTDPDPYKSLNKQQKSIAALESDMAALSTSAGLFEVSVPDYKQLKACHKEVCLLKELWDMIVLVNTSIDDWKTTRWKDINVEQMDIDSKKFAKDIRSLDKEMRSWDAFTGLDNSVKNMITSLRAVNELQNPAIRDRHWHELMQAAKVNFTMSEDTTLADLLQLNLHKFEDEVRGIVDKAVKESGMEKVLKALDVTWSTMQFEHEPHTRTGTMLLKSDETLIETLEDNQVQLQNLMTSKYLAFFLQEVSSWQQKLSTTDSVISIWFEVQRTWSHLESIFIGSEDIRNQLPEDSKRFDSIDKDFKELMADAVKTPNVIEATNKPGLYDKLEALQKRLALCEKALAEYLETKRLAFPRFYFISSADLLDILSNGNEPAEVSRHLSKLFDSLAKLKFKMSPDNKPLKIGLGMFSKEEEYVDLDKECDLSGQVEVWLNRVLERMCSTLQHLIPEAVVTYEEKPREQWVFDYPAQIALTCTQIWWTTEVGIAFSRLEEGYENAIKDYNKKQINQLNALISLLLGNLTAGDRMKIMTICTIDVHARDVVAKMILAKVESSQAFTWQSQLRHRWDEEQKHCYANICDAQLQYSYEYLGNTPRLVITPLTDRCYITLTQSLHLIMGGAPAGPAGTGKTETTKDLGRAVGMMVYVFNCSEQMDYKSCGNIYKGLAQTGAWGCFDEFNRISVEVLSVIAVQVKCVQDAIRAKKKKFNFLGEMIALIPSVGLFITMNPGYAGRTELPENLKALFRPCAMVVPDFELICEIMLVAEGFIDAKLLARKFITLYTLCKELLSKQDHYDWGLRAIKSVLVVAGSLKRGDPGRAEDQVLMRALRDFNIPKIVTDDLPVFMGLIGDLFPALDVPRKRDLNFEKVIKQSMLELKLQAEESFVLKVVQLEELLQVRHSVFVIGNAGCGKSQVLKSLNKTYQTMKRRPVAVDLDPKAVTCDELFGIIHPSTREWKDGLFSSMMRDLANITHKGPKWIILDGDIDPMWIESLNTVMDDNKVLTLASNERIPLNPTMRLLFEISHLRTATPATVSRAGILYINPADLGWNPVVTSWIEKRTVQSEKANLMILFDKYLPTCLDKLKFGFKKITPVPEITVIQTTLYLLECLLTPQHTPPDSPRELYELYFVFACAWAFGGAMFQDQLVDYRVEFSKWWVNEFKTIKFPSQGTIFDYYIDPETKKFMLWTEKVPKFELDPEVPLQASMVHTTETVRIRYFMDLLMEKQWPVMLVGNAGTGKSVMMGDKLEALSTDDYLVQSVPFNFYTTSAMLQAILEKPLEKKSGRNYGPPGTRRLIYFIDDMNMPEVDKYGTVAPHTLIRQHMDHGHWYDRNKLTLKDIHNCQYVACMNPTAGSFTIDSRLQRHFCVFAVSFPGQEALLTIYSTILAQHLAQRKMPLAVQKLQAQLVAAALALHQKVTSTFLPTAIKFHYLFNLRDLSNIFQGLLFSTSECLRSPLDFVRLWLHEAERVYGDKLIDDKDQESFSRIVAATCKKFFDDLREDLVFAKPNIHCHFAQGIGEPKYLPVPNWPSLNKLLGEALDSYNEVNAVMNLVLFEDAMSHICRISRILESPRGNALLVGVGGSGKQSLSRLAAYISALDVFQITLKKGYGIPDLKLDLASQYIKAAVKNIPTVFLMTDSQVAEEPFLVLINDFLASGEIPGLFQDDDLENIMNSMRPQVKFLGLQDSRENCWKLFIEKVRRQLKVILCFSPVGSTLRVRARKFPAVVSCTAIDWFHEWPEDALISVSSRFLEETGGIEPEVKVSISQFMSFVHTSVNEMSKTYLAMERRYNYTTPKTFLEQIKLYQNLLSKKRQELIAKIDRLENGLMKLQSTASQVDDLKAKLAIQEAELKQKNEDADKLIHVVGVETEKVSKEKAIADEEELKVQAINTIVAEKQRACETDLAKAEPALIAAQEALNTLNKNNLTELKSFGSPPQAVVNVTAAVMILTAPGGKIPKDKSWKAAKIMMGKVDTFLDALKKFDKEHIPEACLKAFKPYQSDPNFDPESILSKSTAAAGLCSWCLNIVRFYEVYCDVAPKRQALEEANAELAEAQDKLSRIKNKIADLNANLATLTAEFEKATAEKIKCQQEADATNRVITLANRLVGGLASENVRWAESVETFQAQEKTLCGDVLLTSAFVSYVGYFTKKYRAELIDKHWIPFLGGLKVPIPITPELDPLSLLTDDAEVAAWSNQGLPSDRMSTENATILCNTERWPLIVDAQLQGIKWIKNKYGEELQAIQLGQRNYLDAIEQAVSEGHTLLIENIGETVEPVLDHLLGRNTIKKGRYIKIGDKEVEYHPHFRLILHTKYFNPHYKPEMQAQCTLINFLVTRDGLEDQLLAAVVAKERPDLESLKANLTKSQNEFKINLKELEDSLLARLSAASGDFLGDTALVENLEITKRTAMEIEEKVKEAKITEVQINVARENYRPAAERASLLYFILSDLNKINPIYQFSLKAFNVVFEKAIQRTIPADDVKQRVINLTDEITYSVFMYTARGLFERDKLIFLAQVAFQVLTVKKEVNPVELDFLLRFPFKAGVTSPVDFLQSQSWGGIKVLSEMDEFKNLDSDIEGSAKRWKKFVESETPEKEVFPKEWKNKTALQKLCMLRCMRPDRMTYAVRNFVEEKMGSKFVEGRSVEFSKSYEESSPSTAIFFILSPGVDPLKDVEALGRKLNFTIDNGKIHNVSLGQGQEIVAENALDMASVQGHWVILQNIHLVARWLSTLDKKVERYSTGSHADYRVFMSAEPAPSPEAHIIPQGLLENAIKITNEPPTGMYANLHKALDLFTQDTLEMCSREIEFKCILFALCYFHAVVAERRKFGAQGWNRSYPFNNGDLTISINVLYNYLEANPKVPWDDLRYLFGEIMYGGHITDDWDRRLCRTYLTEYIRVEMLEGETYLAPGFLIPPNLDYKGYHEYIDENLPPESPYLYGLHPNAEIGFLTVTSDKLFRTVLEMQPKESDTGGGSGVSREEKVKSVLDEIIEKLPEPFNIAEIMAKAVDKTPYVVVAFQECERMNILTHEIRRSLKELNLGLKGELTITSDMEELANALFYDNVPESWTHFAYPSLLGLGAWYADLLLRIRELEVWTTDFVLPATVWLAGFFNPQSFLTAIMQSMARKNEWPLDKMCLSVEVTKKNREDMTAPPREGSYVHGLFMEGARWDIHSGVIADARLKELTPMMPVIFIRAIPVDRMDTKNIYECPVYKTRMRGPTYVWTFNLKTKEKAAKWILAAVALLLQI from the exons ATCCGGCTGACGGTGCTGTCAGTGGAGTTCCCGCTGATCActggggagctggagaccatAGACGGCCagctggagaaggcagagcagaccTTGTTCTGGCACCATGAAG GTGTCATGGAGTACATTCAAGGGATGAGAGATGTCTTGTATAATTTAGAGACcagaattcagaaaacaaagttaaatgTGGCGAATATCACCCAGCTTATGCAG GAGTGCTCAGCCAGTCCCttgtttgaaagaaaagacaataaGGAGACAGCACTCTTGGACTTGGATGGGAAAACGAATCACTTAAACAAGCGCTACGCTGCAATTAGGGATGTAGGCGTAAAGATTCAGAATATGGTGATG GAAAATGCAGATCTATTTAAGGCTGATAAGTCATCACAGAAATGGCTGAACTACGTGGAATATATAGACGAAATGGTATTAGATGGATTCTTCAAACTTATTCACAAATCTTTACAGTTCCTGCTCAGCAACATGGTCCCTGAT GCCAGCGTGGCCCCCTTGTTTGAGGCACACATGGAGCTGTACGATGACCGAGTGAGACACCGCCCGTTGATGGAAGTGGGAGAAGACAACAGCTTCTTCGAGCTGGTGGAAAACCTGCTCAAGGATATCTACATGTCTGCGAAATTCATCCCTCGGCTGGTGGAGGGAAAGCTGAACTACAAG ACCGACCTGGAAGACATGGCAGACCTCAGTGAGATGCGGGAGGAGGTGACTTCCCTGGTCGTCAACGTCATGAAGCAAGCAAGCGAGTACGAGGCCTCCTTTGAGACGTATTCCTACCTGTGGCTGGATGACCCCCAGGAGTTCCTGCAGCGGTTCCTCACCTTTGGCCGTGCCCTCACCCCTGACGAGCTGGAACTGCATGCAGAGGAGTACCTGCCACATGtgcccccaacgctggggcagttCCAGCAGCAG ATCGACTGCTATGAGAAGCTGTACGAGGAGGTGTCCAGGTTTGAGAACACCAAGGTCTTCGACGGCTGGCTGCAGAGTGACTGCCGCCCCTTCAAGCAGGCGCTCCTCAACATTGTCAAGCGCTGGAGCCTCATGTTCAAGCAGCACCTCAGCGACCATGTCACCACCAG TCTCCAGGAGCTAGAAAATTTCATGAAAGAAGCAAATGCTGGCTTGACTAAACCTCTTAAAGAGGGAGATTATGACGGGCTGGTGGAGGTGATGGGACACTTGATGAGGGTCAAAGACAGGCAGGCGACTACAGACAGCATGTTCGAGCCCCTGAAGGAAACGATCGCGCTGCTGAAGACGTACGGAGAGGAGATGCCCGAGGAAATCTACCAGCAGCTCCAA GACCTCCCCGAGCAGTGGAACAACACCAAGAAGCTCTCCTTCCAGGTGAAGCAGAACGTGGCGCCTCTGCAAGCCAATGAGGTCAACATCCTCCGCAGGAAATGCCGGCAGTTCGAG GTCCGGCAGCAGGTATTCAGGGAGAAGTTCCGGGAAAACGCCCCCTTTTCCTACACTGACCCGGACCCGTACAAGTCCCTGAACAAG cAACAGAAAAGCATCGCCGCCCTGGAGAGCGACATGGCAGCCCTGTCCACATCGGCAGGGCTGTTTGAAGTGTCCGTCCCCGACTACAAACAGCTCAAAGCCTGCCATAAGGAAGTGTGTTTGCTCAAGGAGCTCTGGGACATGATCGTCCTG GTCAACACAAGCATCGATGACTGGAAGACCACCAGATGGAAGGATATTAATGTTGAGCAGATGGATATCGACTCTAAGAAGTTTGCTAAAGACATTCGGAGCTTGGATAAGGAGATGAGAAGCTGGGATGCATTCACAGGGCTGGACAACAGTGTGAAGAACATGATCACGTCCCTGCGCGCAGTGAACGAGCTGCAGAACCCGGCCATCAGGGACCGGCACTGGCACGAGCTCATGCAGGCAGCtaag GTGAACTTCACCATGTCCGAGGACACGACCCTCGCTGATCTGCTGCAGCTGAACCTACACAAGTTTGAGGATGAGGTTCGCGGCATCGTGGACAAAGCCGTGAAAGAGTCGGGCATGGAGAAG GTGCTGAAGGCCCTGGATGTTACCTGGTCAACAATGCAGTTCGAGCACGAGCCCCACACCAGGACTGGCACCATGCTTCTCAAGTCAGATGAAACTCTCATCGAGACGCTGGAAGACAACCAAGTGCAGCTGCAGAACCTGATGACTTCCAAGTACCTAGCTTTCTTCCTGCAGGAGGTGTCAAGCTGGCAACAGAAGCTATCTACCACTGACTCTGTCATAAGCATCTGGTTCGAGGTGCAGCGAACATGGAGTCACCTCGAGAGCATCTTCATCGGCTCTGAAGACATTCGCAATCAGCTACCAGAAGACTCCAAGCGTTTTGACTCTATCGATAAAGATTTCAAA gaaTTAATGGCGGATGCAGTAAAAACTCCCAATGTAATTGAAGCAACAAATAAACCCGGTCTCTATGACAAGTTAGAAGCCTTGCAGAAAAG aTTGGCGCTTTGTGAGAAGGCTTTGGCTGAATACCTAGAGACGAAACGTTTGGCTTTTCCcagattttactttatttcttctgcagACCTGCTTGACATTTTATCTAATGGAAATGAGCCTGCTGAG GTGTCCCGTCATCTGTCGAAGCTGTTCGATAGTCTTGCTAAACTGAAGTTCAAAATGAGCCCAGACAACAAGCCGCTGAAGATTGGCCTGGGGATGTTCAGTAAGGAGGAGGAGTATGTGGATTTGGACAAAGAATGCGACTTGTCTGGCCAG GTGGAGGTCTGGCTAAACCGCGTGCTGGAGAGGATGTGCTCTACGCTCCAGCACCTCATCCCCGAGGCGGTGGTGACCTACGAGGAGAAACCGCGGGAGCAGTGGGTGTTCGACTACCCAGCACAG ATCGCTCTGACGTGCACTCAGATCTGGTGGACTACAGAAGTTGGCATTGCCTTTTCAAGACTGGAGGAAGGATATGAAAATGCAATTAAAGATTATAACAAAAAGCAG atTAATCAGCTGAATGCACTCATTTCACTACTCCTTGGAAACTTAACTGCAGGAGACAGAATGAAGATCATGACGATCTGTACCATAGATGTACATGCCAGAGACGTTGTGGCCAAAATGATCCTTGCAAAG GTGGAGAGCTCGCAGGCGTTCACGTGGCAGTCCCAGCTGCGGCACCGCTGGGACGAGGAGCAGAAGCACTGCTACGCCAACATCTGCGACGCGCAGCTGCAGTACTCCTACGAGTACCTGGGCAACACCCCGCGGCTGGTCATCACCCCGCTGACCGACCG GTGCTACATCACCCTGACGCAGTCCCTGCACCTCATCATGGGGGGggcccctgccggccccgccggcacCGGGAAAACGGAGACCACCAAGGACCTGGGCCGTGCCGTGGGCATGATGGTTTATGTCTTCAACTGCTCCGAGCAGATGGACTACAAG TCCTGCGGCAATATCTACAAAGGGCTTGCTCAGACTGGCGCCTGGGGCTGCTTCGACGAATTCAACCGCATTTCGGTGGAGGTTTTGTCCGTGATCGCTGTGCAG GTGAAATGCGTTCAAGATGCAATTCgtgccaaaaagaaaaagttcaattTTCTTGGCGAGATGATAGCTCTGATACCATCAGTCGGGCTGTTCATCACGATGAATCCTGGCTATGCAGGACGGACAGAACTGCCTGAGAATTTAAAAGCTCTGTTCAG ACCCTGTGCCATGGTCGTCCCAGATTTTGAACTTATCTGTGAAATCATGCTTGTTGCAGAAGGTTTTATTGATGCTAAGCTTCTAGCAAGAAAGTTTATTACTCTGTATACACTGTGCAAAGAGCTACTGTCTAAACAG GACCATTACGACTGGGGTTTGCGGGCCATCAAGTCTGTGCTGGTGGTAGCAGGCTCCTTGAAGAGAGGGGACCCCGGCCGTGCTGAGGACCAAGTCCTGATGAGAGCTTTACGAGACTTTAACATCCCCAAGATTGTGACAGATGACTTGCCCGTGTTCATGGGTCTGATTGGAGACCTCTTCCCAGCTCTGGACGTCCCCAGGAAGCGGGACCTGAACTTTGAGAAG GTCATTAAGCAGTCCATGCTCGAGCTGAAGCTGCAGGCGGAGGAGAGCTTCGTGCTGAAGGTGgtgcagctggaggagctgctgcaagTCAGGCACTCGGTGTTTGTCATCGGCAATGCTGGCTGCGGCAAGTCCCAG GTGCTGAAATCTCTCAACAAGACTTACCAGACCATGAAGCGGAGGCCGGTTGCTGTGGATCTGGACCCAAAAGCTGTAACCTGCGACGAGCTGTTTGGGATTATTCATCCGTCGACCCGCGAGTGGAAGGACG GTCTGTTCTCGTCCATGATGCGCGACCTGGCCAATATCACCCATAAGGGGCCCAAGTGGATCATCCTTGACGGAGATATCGACCCCATGTGGATCGAGTCCCTGAACACAGTCATGGATGACAATAAG GTCCTCACCTTGGCCAGCAACGAGCGCATCCCCCTCAACCCCACCATGAGGCTGCTCTTCGAGATCAGCCACCTGCGCACTGCCACGCCGGCGACCGTGTCCCGCGCAGGAATCCTCTACATCAACCCCGCTGACCTGGGCTGGAACCC CGTCGTCACCAGCTGGATCGAGAAGAGGACGGTGCAGTCCGAGAAGGCCAATTTAATGATCCTGTTTGATAAGTACCTGCCTACGTGCCTCGACAAGCTGAAGTTCGGGTTCAAAAAAATCACACCAGTGCCCGAGATCACGGTGATCCAGACCACGCTGTACCTGCTGGAGTGCCTGCTGACGCCGCAGCACACGCCGCCGGACTCCCCCCGGGAGCTCTACGAGCTCTACTTCGTGTTCGCCTGCGCCTGGGCCTTCGGGGGGGCCATGTTCCAGGACCAG CTCGTGGATTACCGCGTGGAGTTCAGCAAGTGGTGGGTGAACGAGTTTAAAACCATCAAGTTCCCTTCTCAGGGGACGATCTTTGACTATTACATCGACCCAGAAACTAAGAAATTCATGCTCTGGACTGAAAAGGTGCCAAAATTTGAACTTGATCCAGAAGTCCCTTTACAG GCATCCATGGTGCACACGACCGAGACCGTCCGGATCCGCTACTTCATGGACCTGCTGATGGAGAAGCAGTGGCCCGTGATGCTGGTGGGGAACGCAGGGACAGGGAAATCGGTCATGATGGGCGACAAGCTGGAAGCGCTCAGCACAGATGACTACCTGGTGCAGTCTGTGCCCTTCAACTTCTATACCACCTCGGCCATGCTGCAGG ccatTCTTGAGAAGCCCCTTGAGAAGAAGTCAGGGAGGAACTACGGCCCCCCTGGCACCCGGCGGCTCATCTACTTCATCGACGACATGAACATGCCGGAGGTGGACAAGTATGGCACCGTGGCCCCACACACACTCATCCGGCAGCACATGGACCACGGGCACTG GTATGACAGGAACAAGCTGACCCTGAAGGACATTCACAACTGCCAGTATGTGGCTTGCATGAACCCCACTGCTGGGTCCTTCACCATCGACTCGAGGCTGCAG CGACACTTCTGCGTCTTTGCGGTGAGCTTTCCTGGCCAAGAAGCGCTCCTGACCATTTACAGCACCATCCTGGCCCAGCACCTGGCTCAACGCAAGATGCCGCTGGCCGTCCAGAAGCTGCAGGCCCAGCTGGTCGCGGCAGCCCTGG CCCTGCACCAGAAGGTCACGTCCACCTTCCTGCCGACCGCCATCAAGTTCCACTACCTCTTCAACCTCCGCGACCTCTCCAACATCTTCCAG GGGCTGCTGTtctccacctccgagtgcctccGCAGTCCCCTGGACTTCGTGCGCCTCTGGCTCCACGAAGCTGAGCGGGTGTATGGGGACAAGCTCATTGACGATAAGGACCAGGAAAGCTTCAGTCGAATTGTAGCTGCCACCTGCAAAAAATTCTTTGAT GACCTCAGGGAAGACCTGGTGTTTGCCAAGCCCAACATCCACTGCCACTTTGCCCAGGGCATCGGGGAGCCCAAGTACCTGCCGGTGCCGAACTGGCCATCTCTGAACAAGCTGCTGGGGGAGGCCCTGGACAGCTACAATGAGGTCAACGCGGTGATGAATCTG GTGCTGTTTGAAGACGCCATGTCTCATATTTGCAGAATTAGTCGGATCTTGGAGTCTCCCCGAGGAAACGCGCTGCTGGTGGGAGTCGGAGGCAGTGGGAAGCAAAGTCTTTCACGGCTGGCAGCTTATATTAGCGCTCTGGACGTGTTTCAGATTACGCTGAAGAAGGGATACGGCATTCCAGACCTTAAG ctgGACCTCGCCTCCCAGTACATCAAGGCCGCCGTGAAGAACATCCCCACCGTCTTCCTGATGACCGACTCCCAGGTTGCCGAAGAACCATTCCTGGTCCTCATCAATGACTTCCTAGCATCCGGAGAGATACCAGGGCTTTTTCAGGATGATGACCTGGAAAATATTATGAATTCCATGAGGCCACAAGTGAAGTTCCTTGGATTGCAAGACTCAAGGGAAAACTGCTGGAAACTATTTATAGAAAAAGTCAGGCGACAGTTAAAG GTGATCCTCTGCTTCTCGCCCGTGGGCTCGACGCTGCGGGTGCGCGCGAGGAAGTTCCCGGCCGTGGTGAGCTGCACCGCCATCGACTGGTTCCACGAGTGGCCGGAGGACGCGCTCATCTCCGTCAGCAGCAGGTTCCTGGAGGAGACGGGGGGCATCGAA CCAGAGGTCAAGGTCTCCATCAGCCAGTTCATGTCTTTTGTCCACACGAGCGTTAATGAGATGTCCAAGACCTACCTGGCCATGGAGAGACGCTATAATTACACCACACCAAAAACCTTTCTGGAGCAGATAAAGCTTTACCAAAATCTGCTGTCTAAAAAAAGGCAAGAACTCATTGCAAAGATCGACCGGCTGGAGAACGGCCTGATGAAGCTGCAGAGCACGGCATCCCAG GTTGACGACCTGAAGGCCAAACTGGCAATCCAGGAGGCAGAGCTGAAGCAGAAGAACGAGGACGCAGATAAACTGATCCACGTGGTGGGCGTCGAAACGGAGAAAGTCAGCAAGGAGAAGGCCATCGCTGATGAGGAAGAGCTGAAGGTCCAGGCCATCAACACG ATCGTGGCGGAGAAGCAGCGCGCCTGTGAGACTGACCTGGCGAAAGCGGAGCCAGCGCTCATTGCCGCCCAGGAGGCCCTCAACACCCTCAACAAG AACAACCTGACGGAGCTGAAGTCCTTCGGGTCCCCCCCGCAAGCGGTGGTGAATGTCACGGCAGCCGTGATGATCCTGACAGCGCCAGGGGGCAAGATACCGAAAGATAAAAGCTGGAAGGCAGCAAAAATCATGATGGGAAAAGTAGACACCTTCCTGGATGCCTTGAAAAAGTTCGACAAGGAGCACATCCCCGAAGCATGTCTCAAAGCGTTTAA GCCCTATCAGTCAGACCCGAATTTTGATCCCGAGTCTATACTGTCGAAGTCGACAGCCGCGGCAGGTCTCTGCTCCTGGTGTTTGAACATCGTTCGCTTCTACGAGGTCTACTGCGACGTCGCGCCCAAgaggcaggcgctggaggaggCTAACGCGGAGCTGGCAGAGGCGCAAGACAAACTCAGTCGTATTAAGAACAAAATTGCA GATCTGAACGCCAATTTGGCAACTCTCACTGCAGAATTTGAAAAAGCTACAGCTGAAAAAATCAAATGTCAGCAAGAGGCTGATGCCACGAACAGAGTCATCACGTTAGCAAACAG GCTCGTCGGGGGACTGGCCTCCGAAAACGTCCGCTGGGCTGAGTCCGTGGAGACCTTCCAGGCACAGGAGAAAACGCTGTGCGGGGACGTGCTGCTGACCTCCGCCTTCGTGTCCTACGTCGGCTACTTCACCAAGAAGTACCGGGCTGAGCTGATCGACAAGCACTGGATCCCCTTCCTCGGTGGGCTCAAG GTGCCCATCCCCATCACGCCGGAGCTGGACCCGCTGAGCCTGCTCACCGACGACGCCGAGGTGGCCGCCTGGAGCAACCAGGGGCTGCCCAGTGACCGCATGTCCACCGAGAACGCCACCATCCTCTGCAACACCGAGCGCTGGCCCCTCATCGTGGACGCCCAGCTCCAGGGCATCAAGTGGATCAAGAACAAGTACGGGGAAGAGCTGCAGGCCATCCAGCTGGGACAGAGGAA CTACCTGGACGCCATCGAGCAGGCCGTCTCCGAAGGGCACACGCTGCTCATCGAGAACATCGGCGAGACGGTGGAGCCGGTGCTGGACCACCTGCTGGGCAGGAATACCATCAAGAAGGGACG CTATATTAAGATAGGCGACAAAGAAGTGGAGTATCATCCGCACTTCCGTCTGATTCTGCACACCAAGTACTTcaacccccactacaagcccgaGATGCAGGCTCAGTGCACTTTGATCAACTTCCTGGTGACCAGAGACGGGCTGGAGGACCAGCTGCTGGCGGCCGTGGTGGCCAAGGAGCGGCCGGACCTGGAGAGCCTGAAG GCAAATCTCACAAAAAGCCAGAATGAGTTTAAGATCAATCTGAAGGAGCTGGAGGATTCTCTGCTTGCCCGGCTGTCTGCTGCATCAGGGGATTTCCTGGGAGACACAGCGTTGGTGGAGAACCTGGAAATAACAAAGCGCACAGCCATGGAAATTGAGGAAAAA GTGAAAGAAGCTAAAATCACTGAAGTTCAAATAAATGTTGCAAGAGAAAATTACAgaccagcagcagaaagagcatCGCTGCTGTACTTCATCCTGAGTGACCTCAACAAAATCAACCCCATCTACCAGTTCTCACTAAAG GCCTTCAACGTGGTCTTCGAGAAAGCGATCCAGCGCACGATTCCGGCCGACGACGTCAAGCAGAGGGTGATCAACCTGACGGACGAGATCACCTACTCGGTCTTCATGTACACGGCACGGGGGCTCTTCGAGAGGGACAAACTCATCTTCCTGGCCCAGGTTGCCTTCCAG GTCCTGACCGTGAAGAAGGAGGTGAACCCGGTGGAGCTGGACTTTCTCCTGCGCTTCCCGTTCAAGGCCGGCGTCACGTCCCCCGTGGATTTCCTGCAGTCCCAGAGCTGGGGCGGCATCAAG GTCCTCTCAGAAATGGACGAGTTCAAGAACTTGGATAGTGACATCGAAGGTTCGGCAAAGCGATGGAAAAAATTTGTGGAGTCCGAGACGCCCGAGAAGGAAGTGTTCCCAAAGGAGTGGAAGAACAAAACGGCCCTGCAGAAGCTGTGCATGCTGCGGTGCATGAGGCCGGACAGAATGACCTACGCCGTCAG aaactttGTGGAAGAAAAGATGGGAAGTAAGTTTGTGGAAGGGAGAAGCGTTGAATTTTCTAAGTCATACGAAGAGAGCAGTCCATCCACTGCAATATTCTTCATTCTCTCTCCTGGAGTTGACCCGCTGAAAGATGTGGAAGCCCTGG gaAGAAAGCTGAACTTCACCATCGACAATGGGAAAATCCATAATGTGTCGCTGGGGCAAGGCCAAGAGATTGTCGCAGAAAACGCCCTGGATATGGCCTCTGTGCAAGGGCACTGGGTCATTCTGCAG AATATCCACCTGGTTGCAAGGTGGCTGAGCACACTGGATAAAAAGGTCGAGCGATACAGCACTGGCAGCCACGCAGATTACAGGGTCTTTATGAGTGCTGAGCCAGCCCCCAGCCCAGAAGCACACATCATTCCTCAAGGACTGCTAGAAAATGCCATTAAAATCACCAACGAGCCACCAACTGGCATGTACGCCAACCTGCACAAAGCGCTGGACCTCTTTACACAG GACACTTTGGAGATGTGCAGCAGAGAAATCGAGTTCAAATGCATCTTGTTTGCACTCTGTTACTTCCATGCGGTGGTGGCTGAAAGGCGCAAATTTGGAGCACAGGGATGGAATAGATCTTATCCCTTCAATAATGGTGACCTGACCATATCAATTAACGTACTGTATAATTACCTGGAGGCTAACCCAAAG GTACCATGGGATGATCTCCGGTACCTCTTTGGTGAAATTATGTATGGTGGACATATCACAGATGACTGGGATCGCCGGTTATGTCGGACTTACCTGACTGAATACATCCGTGTAGAGATGCTGGAAGGTGAAACGTACTTAGCGCCAGGGTTTTTGATCCCTCCCAACTTGGATTACAAG GGTTACCATGAATACATTGATGAGAACTTGCCACCAGAGAGCCCGTACCTGTATGGCCTTCACCCCAACGCAGAAATTGGCTTCCTGACTGTCACTTCAGACAAGCTTTTTCGGACAGTTTTAGAAATGCAGCCCAAAGAATCAGATACTGGAGGAGGCTCAGGCGTCTCCCGAGAGGAAAAG GTGAAGTCAGTCCTCGATGAGATCATCGAGAAGCTACCAGAGCCATTTAATATAGCAGAGATCATGGCAAAAGCAGTGGACAAGACGCCATATGTTGTGGTTGCCTTCCAGGAATGTGAAAGAATGAACATATTAACCCATGAAATCAGGCGCTCTTTGAAAGAATTAAATTTGGGACTAAAG ggaGAGCTAACAATTACATCGGATATGGAAGAGCTGGCGAATGCTCTCTTCTATGACAACGTACCTGAATCCTGGACACATTTTGCCTATCCATCTCTTCTTGGCTTAGGAGCCTGGTATGCAGACTTGCTGCTTCGGATTAGG GAACTCGAAGTCTGGACAACGGACTTTGTGCTACCTGCAACGGTGTGGCTAGCAGGATTCTTTAATCCTCAGTCTTTTCTCACTGCTATCATGCAGTCTATGGCTAGAAAAAATGAATGGCCACTGGACAAGATGTGTCTTTCAGTGGAAGTGACCAAGAAAAACCGTGAGGATATGACAGCTCCACCCAGAGAAGGCTCATATGTACATGGATTATTCATGGAAG GCGCTCGATGGGATATCCATTCTGGTGTTATCGCAGATGCTCGGTTGAAGGAG